One genomic window of Conger conger chromosome 9, fConCon1.1, whole genome shotgun sequence includes the following:
- the fam135b gene encoding protein FAM135B encodes MSEVQGTVEFSVEFHKFHNVDLFQRGFYQVRAGLKVSPRVPHRLIATTAGNTGESSFSSAGVHDGSVFSRIFQILYRNEEIAMNDSMNFKVHLLLDGERVEEALSEVDFQLKLDLHFTDSEQQLSEIAVVPLISSRTLGLHFHPRRGLHHHVPVMFDYFHLSVISVSIHASLVALHQPLISFTRSGKGSWLGKGSSENGTDPSAMSIENLMFGGGYCKPVLTEGSFYVPSENCLQRAHMWHRRLCRLLLAAHRGLRTYYMMLMKEIPELTQMEIVELPIEEMLNQLSIELQLQSGQEKVAEQISRDLTQLCAHLSSVWAQFLEAAVLRAEVRSYLAQEHHTLRVRRFSEAYFFTEHAKDSSLTFQEELITRHGQIALEVRSSDYLTGMPPLPVECLDIDGDWSSLPIIFEDRYVEFPYIGQNSDSISSCASHVPTLPALISENPSSDSPATAANATIVVHPLDSHSPAINQGLSITEDCTDLPNYISLIGEQGESNNRSVEVDPSEDRNEDSEDSEAENPTELSVAESVESCSAGVKYIEVRPSNSNPYRGDVVRIVSSDADFHNSDAEGSPRLRDSDNKSESEDLIKVPGSDTGTSRDSVTCGELPPDCGNEDMLLTSLSTSDYSPLERQTSPHTGAHYRREDLFLRAERPHGSGRGGLKAMKRSSSVISDSGIESEPSSAAWPEVRSRPVDFSSERDILQNLVRRHTVHRNSLEGFQMESNTSLPSGIQASLTSISSLPYEEEEQEVELSKLTKSVSAPQISSPEDTEEDLEPANQGQDTGSEGASGSEQDEADTAIKHFGPCKGITSPVDDTIDGAMFDWGTTLVLQEPTPSMEGNDSSKIPDDPGKLDLSEPIDIEGVKSVLTGVPEVLLFQEYVKEQGIEGSAEELEGPEQFGLDVEVCSCDTPFCRHKKGEFVRDLVNEADQSFHQIQLDNKEQGLLLLQRPIQLLDSVQDGGTCQEKEHALSEAEGKPTKISTSGLAFVNKKVVEVVNLSVSCAPTCLPFSSALRDSPSVTGISARQATSPITRQPLGSFGLTTSSSFCSDDETNERMLNFYKMKEELMVHLNFQASLYSSLPQLASDLPYFLPEEDEEEFDDGIHLVVCVHGLDGNSADLRLVKTFIELGLPGSRLDFLMSERNQTDTFTDFDTMTDRLLDEIIQHIQLYNLTIGRISFIGHSLGNVIIRSVLTRPRFRCYLCKLHTFLSLSGPHLGTLYNNSTLVSTGLWLMQKLKKSGSLLQLTFRDHPDPRKTFLYLLSQKPGLQFFKNVVLVASPQDRYVPFHSARIEMCRTALKDRTTGPVYTEMINNLLQPLVDAKDCRLIRQNVFHALPNTANTLIGRAAHIAVLDSELFLEKFFLVTGLNYFK; translated from the exons ATGTCTGAGGTACAGGGGACTGTGGAATTTTCTGTGGAGTTTCACAAGTTCCACAATGTTGATCTCTTCCAGCGAGG GTTCTATCAAGTCCGCGCTGGATTGAAGGTCTCCCCTCGTGTGCCACACAGATTGATAGCAACAACAGCAGGAAATACAG GTGAATCCAGCTTTAGTTCTGCTGGTGTCCACGATGGCAGCGTTTTCAGCAGGATATTTCAGATCTTGTACCGGAATGAGGAGATAGCAATGAATGACTCAATGAACTTCAAGGTTCACCTGCTGCTAGACGGAGAAAGA GTTGAAGAAGCACTGAGTGAGGTGGATTTTCAGTTGAAGCTGGACCTGCACTTTACTGACAGCGAACAGCA GCTGAGTGAGATCGCCGTGGTCCCGCTGATAAGCAGTCGAACGCTGGGCCTCCACTTCCACCCCCGCCGGGGCCTGCACCACCACGTCCCCGTCATGTTCGACTACTTCCACCTGTCCGTCATCTCTGTCTCCATCCATGCCTCACTGGTGGCCTTACACCAGCCACTTATCAG CTTCACTCGTTCAGGGAAGGGTTCCTGGCTGGGAAAGGGTTCCTCGGAGAACGGAACCGATCCATCTGCCATGTCGATAGAAAACCTTATGTTCGGAGGTGGATACTGCAAGCCTGTTCTCACAGAG GGCAGCTTCTATGTACCATCAGAGAACTGCCTGCAAAGAGCCCATATGTGGCACCGAAGACTCTGTCGCCTCCTGCTGGCAGCACACCGAGGCCTGCGCACATACTACATGATGCTGATGAAGGAGATCCCAGAGCTTACACAGATGGAGATAG TGGAGCTGCCAATTGAGGAGATGCTAAATCAGCTATCAATTGAGCTACAG CTGCAGAGTGGTCAGGAAAAGGTGGCGGAGCAGATCAGCAGAGACCTGACCCAGCTGTGTGCTCACCTCTCCTCCGTGTGGGCCCAGTTTCTGGAGGCGGCCGTGCTGCGGGCTGAGGTTCGGTCCTACCTGGCTCAGGAGCACCACACCCTACGG GTCAGGCGCTTTTCGGAAGCTTACTTTTTCACAGAACATGCCAAAGATTCGTCTTTGACTTTTCAGGAAGAACT GATTACCAGACATGGGCAGATCGCTCTGGAGGTCCGCAGTTCGGACTACCTGACTGGGATGCCACCCCTGCCCGTCGAGTGCCTAGACATTGATGGGGACTGGAGTAGTCTCCCTATCATCTTTGAGGACAGATATGTTGAATTTCCTTATATAG GTCAGAATTCAGATAGCATATCATCGTGTGCATCACATGTGCCAACTCTCCCTGCCCTTATCAGTGAGAACCCCTCCTCCGATTCACCTGCCACTGCTGCCAATGCCACCATTGTGGTGCACCCACTGGACTCCCACTCACCAGCAATAAACCAGGGTCTGTCCATTACTGAAGACTGTACAGACCTGCCTAATTATATCTCTTTAATAGGAGAGCAGGGTGAAAGCAATAATCGCTCTGTGGAAGTGGACCCATCTGAGGATAGAAATGAGGACAGTGAGGACTCTGAAGCAGAAAACCCCACAGAGCTCAGTGTAGCTGAGTCTGTGGAAAGCTGTAGCGCAGGTGTGAAATATATTGAAGTCAGGCCCAGCAACTCCAACCCTTACCGGGGAGACGTTGTCCGAATAGTGTCATCGGATGCTGACTTTCACAATTCTGATGCTGAAGGCTCACCTCGTCTTCGCGATTCAGACAACAAATCAGAGAGCGAGGATTTGATAAAGGTCCCTGGAAGTGACACAGGGACGAGCAGGGACAGCGTTACATGTGGAGAGCTACCACCGGACTGCGGAAACGAGGACATGCTGCTGACAAGCCTGTCAACTTCGGACTACTCTCCCCTGGAACGGCAGACAAGCCCGCACACGGGAGCCCATTATCGGCGGGAGGACCTCTTCCTCCGGGCAGAGCGCCCGCACGGCAGCGGTCGCGGGGGCCTCAAAGCTATGAAGAGGTCCTCCTCGGTCATCTCCGACTCGGGCATCGAGAGTGAACCCAGCTCGGCTGCCTGGCCTGAGGTAAGATCCCGGCCAGTCGACTTCTCCAGTGAGCGGGACATCCTACAGAACCTGGTGAGGAGGCACACGGTCCACCGCAACTCTCTGGAGGGCTTCCAGATGGAGAGTAACACCAGCCTGCCCAGCGGAATCCAGGCCTCCCTCACCTCAATCAGCTCCCTGCCCTACGAGGAAGAAGAGCAAGAAGTGGAGCTCAGCAAGCTTACCAAGTCTGTATCCGCCCCCCAGATCAGCAGCCCTGAGGACACAGAGGAAGACCTGGAGCCTGCTAACCAAGGCCAGGACACAGGGAGTGAGGGAGCCAGTGGCTCTGAACAGGATGAGGCTGACACTGCTATCAAGCACTTTGGTCCATGCAAAGGGATTACCTCTCCTGTGGATGACACAATAGATGGTGCCATGTTTGATTGGGGAACAACTCTGGTCTTGCAAGAACCTACGCCCTCCATGGAGGGCAATGATAGTTCAAAAATTCCAGATGACCCTGGGAAACTAGACCTTTCAGAGCCAATAGACATCGAAGGtgtaaaatctgttttaacCGGAGTACCAGAAGTATTGCTATTTCAGGAGTATGTTAAGGAACAGGGTATTGAGGGTAGTGCAGAGGAACTGGAAGGTCCAGAGCAATTTGGACTGGATGTGGAAGTCTGCAGCTGTGATACTCCATTCTGCAGGCATAAAAAAGGAGAATTTGTGAGAGATTTGGTCAATGAGGCTGACCAAAGTTTCCATCAAATTCAGCTGGATAACAAGGAACAAGGGTTGTTGCTGCTGCAACGACCAATCCAGCTGCTGGACTCTGTACAGGACGGTGGCACTTGCCAGGAAAAAGAGCATGCTCTCTCTGAGGCTGAAGGTAAACCAACAAAAATCTCCACGTCAGGCCTGGCCTTTGTGAACAAGAAGGTAGTTGAGGTGGTGAACTTGTCGGTGTCGTGTGCTCCCACGTGCCTGCCATTCTCCTCGGCTCTCCGAGACTCCCCCTCCGTCACTGGAATCTCCGCCCGTCAAGCTACTTCCCCGATTACCAGGCAGCCACTGGGTTCCTTTGGTCTCACCACCTCTTCGTCCTTCTGCTCCGATGATGAGACGAATGAGAGAATGCTCAA TTTCTACAAGATGAAAGAGGAGCTGATGGTCCACCTCAACTTTCAGGCCTCCCTGTACAGCAGTCTTCCACAGCTGGCCTCCGACCTGCCCTACTTCTTGcccgaggaggacgaggaggagttTGACGACGGGATCCACCTGGTGGTCTGTGTGCACGGCCTTGACG GAAACAGTGCAGATTTACGGTTGGTAAAAACCTTCATTGAGTTGGGATTACCTGGGTCCAGACTGGACTTTCTCATGTCGGAACGAAATCAG ACTGACACCTTCACGGATTTTGACACAATGACGGACAGGCTGCTTGACGAAATCATCCAGCACATCCAGCTTTACAACCTGACCATAGGCAGAATAAG TTTCATAGGACACTCCCTGGGAAATGTAATCATCCGCTCGGTGCTGACAAGGCCAAGATTCCGCTGTTACCTGTGCAAGCTGCACACTTTCCTGTCGCTGTCTGGACCCCACCTGGGCACATTGTACAACAACAGCACCCTGGTCAGCACAG GTCTGTGGCTAATGCAGAAACTGAAGAAATCTGGATCACTGTTACAGCTGACATTTAGAGACCATCCAGATCCCCGGAAAACATTCCTCTATCTATTAAGCCAGAAACCAG ggCTCCAGTTTTTTAAGAACGTGGTGCTGGTGGCGTCGCCGCAGGACCGCTACGTTCCGTTCCACTCCGCTCGAATAGAGATGTGCAGGACCGCTCTCAAAGACAGAACCACGG GCCCGGTATACACAGAGATGATAAACAACCTGCTTCAGCCCTTGGTGGATGCCAAGGACTGCAGACTCATCCGTCAGAATGTTTTCCATGCCCTGCCCAACACAGCTAACACCCTGATCGGCCGCGCTGCTCACATTGCGGTGCTGGACTCCGAGCTTTTCCTGGAAAAGTTCTTCCTGGTCACAGGACTCAACTATTTCAAGTAG